A region from the Microthrixaceae bacterium genome encodes:
- a CDS encoding PQQ-binding-like beta-propeller repeat protein produces MAGQCESCGSLLPLPDTDGFSTCLSCGRNHRTAADKPDESKTKGPTAATFDLGGGIGAQPWTPDLTVTVTRPGVTVRKGRGIGCFLTVFVLLGAMIAGIVLFTRSVGKEVSKAFDTVRELNTSNLSLYPGSLLFLEDPAAAGKTVDGGGSAPEIVGLTYDGSSNTHFVARAVLAEGEDTPEPMWTSEPLPKNTSNIQLAQIGDTVFVGLGDELQALDVETGVQRWKADLPDKVGVGCDACFLVAGDTLMVVTDDDQINAFGTGSATPRWTRKLVSTGGEVSLSEAGLVVIDQDPAVPGSTVVSVLDPASGTPRSAVTPECPPQNGSFPTKMNFSDLVVAVPGTTDLVSTVSFGSTCIVRWDGNTGQIRWVAFTDLAGHFEHDDVLATGDRLFVPVGDGTMASVDLGSGATSRLALPADVTAHPVAVLEGRLIAETTTTRGTQRGGLAAWDLATGQPIWQTAMPDGSKPFSNRVSWASETLFPDSPLSTTVVAGPVLRLATFSGDDYTGSLRTVDVASGTLGEPQKWVLGEGPGTASVTVEKVLPTGLAISFDNSYAMFLPFAKAEPALSWPVQD; encoded by the coding sequence ATGGCTGGACAGTGTGAATCCTGCGGTTCCCTCCTGCCGCTGCCCGACACCGACGGGTTCTCCACATGCCTGTCTTGTGGTCGTAACCACCGGACTGCCGCTGACAAGCCCGACGAGTCCAAGACCAAAGGTCCTACCGCCGCCACCTTCGATCTTGGCGGTGGCATCGGTGCTCAGCCCTGGACTCCAGACCTGACCGTCACCGTCACCCGCCCTGGCGTGACGGTGCGCAAGGGGCGTGGCATCGGATGCTTTCTGACGGTGTTCGTGCTGCTCGGGGCCATGATCGCGGGGATCGTGCTGTTTACGAGGTCGGTGGGCAAAGAGGTGTCCAAGGCGTTCGACACCGTTCGGGAGCTGAACACCTCGAATCTCTCGCTCTATCCCGGCTCGCTTCTGTTCCTCGAAGATCCTGCCGCCGCGGGCAAGACCGTCGACGGCGGAGGCTCGGCTCCCGAGATCGTTGGGCTCACCTACGACGGATCGAGCAACACCCACTTCGTGGCCCGGGCCGTTCTCGCTGAGGGCGAGGACACCCCCGAACCGATGTGGACTTCTGAGCCGCTGCCCAAGAACACCTCCAACATCCAGCTGGCCCAGATCGGCGACACAGTGTTCGTCGGCCTGGGTGACGAGTTGCAGGCCCTCGACGTCGAGACCGGAGTGCAACGGTGGAAGGCCGACCTGCCTGACAAGGTCGGTGTGGGCTGCGATGCCTGCTTCCTGGTGGCAGGCGACACCCTGATGGTGGTCACCGACGACGACCAGATAAATGCCTTCGGTACCGGTTCGGCCACACCTCGATGGACACGCAAGCTGGTGTCTACCGGTGGTGAGGTCAGCCTCTCCGAGGCCGGCTTGGTGGTGATCGACCAGGACCCCGCTGTTCCCGGTTCGACGGTGGTGTCGGTGCTGGACCCGGCGTCGGGCACGCCGCGATCGGCGGTCACACCCGAGTGCCCGCCGCAGAACGGCAGCTTCCCCACCAAGATGAACTTCTCGGATCTGGTGGTTGCCGTGCCTGGCACCACCGACCTGGTGTCCACGGTGTCGTTCGGCTCCACCTGCATTGTCCGCTGGGATGGCAACACCGGTCAGATCCGGTGGGTTGCCTTCACCGATCTGGCTGGCCACTTCGAACACGACGACGTCTTGGCCACCGGTGATCGACTGTTCGTGCCCGTGGGCGATGGCACCATGGCCTCCGTCGACTTGGGCAGCGGGGCGACGAGCCGCCTGGCCCTGCCCGCCGATGTAACCGCTCATCCGGTGGCGGTGCTGGAGGGTCGCCTGATCGCCGAGACCACCACCACCCGTGGCACCCAGAGGGGTGGCTTGGCCGCGTGGGATCTCGCCACCGGCCAGCCCATCTGGCAGACGGCCATGCCTGACGGTTCCAAGCCCTTCTCGAACCGGGTGTCTTGGGCCTCGGAGACCCTGTTCCCAGACAGCCCGCTGTCGACCACAGTGGTCGCCGGACCCGTCCTTCGCCTGGCAACCTTCTCGGGAGATGACTACACGGGCAGTTTGCGGACCGTCGACGTGGCCTCCGGAACCCTGGGTGAGCCCCAGAAGTGGGTGCTTGGCGAGGGCCCGGGTACGGCATCGGTGACCGTGGAGAAGGTGCTGCCGACCGGCTTGGCCATCAGCTTCGACAACTCCTACGCGATGTTCTTGCCCTTCGCCAAGGCCGAACCGGCGTTGAGCTGGCCTGTCCAGGACTGA
- a CDS encoding TIGR03618 family F420-dependent PPOX class oxidoreductase, translating into MSRRDLIRMTPDEVREFLEGRHTLNVATHNHDGTVHLVAMWYGFLDGDIAFETFAKSQKVQNLRRDPRITVLVEDGDQYENLRGVEMVGRAEIVEDHETIMEVARGVLRRYHDIPAEDLDGAAEFMVRKRVGVRVNVDKVVSWDHRKLSGGY; encoded by the coding sequence ATGAGCCGGCGAGACCTGATCCGCATGACCCCCGACGAGGTTCGCGAGTTCCTCGAGGGTCGTCACACGTTGAACGTGGCCACCCACAACCACGACGGCACGGTCCACCTGGTGGCCATGTGGTACGGCTTCCTCGACGGTGACATCGCCTTCGAGACCTTTGCCAAGTCTCAGAAGGTGCAGAACCTCCGCCGTGATCCCCGGATCACGGTGTTGGTCGAAGACGGAGACCAGTACGAGAACCTCCGGGGCGTCGAGATGGTGGGCCGGGCCGAGATCGTCGAGGATCACGAAACGATCATGGAGGTGGCTCGCGGGGTGTTGCGGCGCTACCACGACATCCCAGCCGAGGACCTCGACGGCGCCGCCGAGTTCATGGTCCGCAAGCGGGTCGGGGTGCGCGTCAATGTCGACAAGGTGGTCTCGTGGGATCACCGCAAGCTGAGCGGGGGCTATTGA
- the tatA gene encoding twin-arginine translocase TatA/TatE family subunit: protein MGPEWIVVLVVVVLLFGSSQLPKLARSLGQAQKEFKQGIDEGAKAETTDSNETKA, encoded by the coding sequence ATGGGTCCTGAATGGATTGTGGTACTCGTCGTGGTCGTCCTGCTCTTCGGTAGCAGCCAACTCCCCAAACTTGCCCGGTCTCTCGGCCAGGCTCAGAAGGAGTTCAAGCAGGGCATCGACGAGGGTGCCAAGGCCGAAACCACCGATAGCAACGAAACCAAGGCCTGA
- a CDS encoding WhiB family transcriptional regulator yields the protein MQNASEEIETKGWQDLANCLGVDPDLFFPERGASTREAKEVCRGCVVREDCLEYALANGEKFGIWGGLSERERRRIRRQRSSARRAALEADTADVVGA from the coding sequence ATGCAAAACGCATCCGAAGAAATCGAGACCAAGGGCTGGCAGGATCTCGCCAACTGCCTGGGCGTCGATCCAGACCTGTTCTTCCCAGAACGGGGCGCCAGCACTCGTGAGGCCAAAGAGGTCTGCCGCGGCTGCGTGGTGCGAGAAGACTGCCTGGAGTACGCCTTGGCCAACGGGGAGAAGTTCGGGATCTGGGGAGGGTTGAGCGAGCGGGAACGTCGCCGCATCCGCCGTCAACGCTCCTCGGCTCGCCGTGCCGCTCTAGAGGCAGACACGGCTGACGTCGTCGGCGCCTAA
- a CDS encoding alpha/beta hydrolase, with the protein MPLPLVRTRSSAWLAAGSWLVVPVECDDPFPDMTRRGETVNDADRPWEPHPGADASYALFEKERRVVADDGTPIAYTVRNPDGPEVPLLFASGWSCSDAYWGKLLPEMERRGHPCVLPDTRGHGRSGLPRSPGRGARNLSLDDVSMNRIGRDLVGVLDDVGFDRAVMVGHSMGVQTALEAYRTAPDRFLGLVLIAGTSENPAKSFYGYSIGDRLFPIGAAIMRIFPEVLSPVWQTIGPAGVGHFGARLAKAAGPGCSAEDLHPYLLHLKTTDPAVIVLMAGAMRAHSATDLLASINVPTLVVAAGADVFTPARCSEDLHHQVPDSELVTFPTAGHTIPIEEPEAIGRAIDDFVSRRVSPLHRGTRPTSPKPPTNKTAAKKTPAKKAAAKKTPAKKTPAKKTPAKKAPAKKAAAKPAG; encoded by the coding sequence ATGCCTCTCCCGTTGGTCCGCACCCGGTCCTCAGCCTGGCTCGCGGCCGGTTCGTGGCTGGTGGTGCCGGTGGAGTGCGATGATCCATTCCCCGACATGACCCGCCGAGGTGAGACCGTGAACGATGCCGACCGACCGTGGGAACCCCATCCCGGCGCAGACGCCAGCTACGCGCTGTTCGAGAAGGAACGACGGGTGGTGGCCGACGACGGAACCCCGATCGCCTACACCGTCCGCAACCCCGACGGACCCGAGGTGCCGCTGCTGTTCGCCAGCGGCTGGTCGTGCAGCGACGCCTATTGGGGAAAGCTCCTGCCGGAGATGGAGCGGCGGGGCCACCCCTGCGTACTTCCCGACACCCGAGGCCACGGTCGCTCGGGGCTCCCCCGCTCACCCGGGCGCGGCGCCCGCAACCTCAGCCTGGACGACGTGTCGATGAACCGGATCGGACGAGACCTGGTCGGGGTCCTCGATGATGTCGGATTCGACCGGGCCGTGATGGTCGGGCATTCGATGGGGGTCCAGACCGCGCTGGAGGCCTATCGGACCGCCCCAGATCGCTTCCTGGGACTGGTGCTCATCGCTGGCACATCAGAGAACCCGGCCAAGAGCTTCTACGGCTACTCCATCGGCGACCGACTCTTCCCCATCGGTGCCGCCATCATGCGCATCTTCCCCGAGGTCCTCTCCCCGGTGTGGCAGACCATCGGCCCCGCCGGCGTCGGCCACTTCGGTGCCCGCCTGGCCAAGGCCGCGGGCCCGGGATGCAGCGCCGAGGACCTGCATCCATACCTGTTGCACCTGAAGACCACCGACCCGGCCGTCATCGTCTTGATGGCTGGAGCCATGCGGGCCCACTCGGCCACCGACCTGTTGGCGTCGATCAACGTCCCCACCCTGGTGGTGGCAGCCGGGGCCGACGTGTTCACACCAGCGCGGTGCTCCGAGGACCTCCACCATCAGGTCCCCGACAGCGAACTGGTCACCTTCCCCACCGCAGGGCACACCATCCCCATCGAGGAACCCGAAGCCATCGGCCGGGCAATAGACGACTTCGTCTCTCGCCGCGTCTCCCCGCTCCATCGGGGAACCAGGCCAACGTCCCCCAAGCCCCCGACCAACAAGACCGCAGCCAAGAAGACGCCAGCCAAGAAAGCCGCAGCCAAGAAGACCCCGGCCAAGAAGACCCCGGCCAAGAAGACCCCGGCCAAGAAGGCACCAGCCAAGAAGGCAGCAGCCAAGCCCGCCGGGTGA